One region of Metallosphaera sedula DSM 5348 genomic DNA includes:
- a CDS encoding MFS transporter: MPSPLDYPDFKRFVINNAITSGVFPLSEMTVMWLFYLNLHNLLLYSLVASSRVIARIAVSPLAGYLGDRYDRGRVIFLTKAISPGFLVALALLMGFHAYLLGILVVYARAFNSEITTQTGSASIVTMVPREMMSRAIFINRSFKEPSTLAGTLAWPFLLNVLGPYVLLISATALAVSLPLIRNLKINQGKKDVNLLTGFRLFLSKSEARGAILGLAIDQGAISFLVNYTPLLVSLEGGTEIFYSLAQAAFYLGILSGSYVVTKLKSSAVMDIINLVLKVSLFPPLLLHTPWALLYSMFALTFADANLEIMWFRALRKGAGDDYLTSILGVDELMTNVARVGVLETIPFLLPVGLFTLVGLGLVLIGGEGLIHLLHREILEIEN; the protein is encoded by the coding sequence ATGCCATCACCCCTAGACTATCCTGACTTCAAGAGGTTTGTCATTAATAACGCGATCACGTCTGGGGTCTTTCCGCTAAGCGAAATGACCGTGATGTGGCTATTTTATCTAAACTTGCACAATCTTCTCCTCTACTCGCTGGTAGCCTCCTCAAGGGTCATAGCAAGGATTGCAGTCTCTCCGCTTGCTGGGTATCTGGGGGATCGATACGACAGGGGAAGAGTTATTTTCCTGACCAAGGCCATATCACCAGGTTTTCTTGTCGCTCTGGCTCTCCTCATGGGTTTTCACGCGTATTTACTGGGAATATTGGTCGTGTATGCGAGGGCCTTCAACTCCGAGATAACTACTCAGACTGGTTCGGCGTCAATTGTGACAATGGTTCCCAGGGAAATGATGTCAAGAGCAATCTTCATAAACAGGTCATTCAAGGAACCGTCAACCTTGGCCGGTACCTTGGCCTGGCCCTTTCTCCTCAACGTGTTAGGCCCATACGTACTCTTAATCTCAGCCACAGCCCTAGCCGTCTCTCTTCCCCTAATACGTAACCTAAAGATAAATCAAGGAAAGAAAGACGTGAATCTCCTCACAGGGTTCAGGTTATTTCTCTCCAAGTCTGAGGCTAGGGGAGCCATACTGGGTTTAGCTATTGATCAGGGAGCAATCTCCTTTCTAGTTAACTACACTCCTCTCCTGGTTTCGCTTGAGGGAGGCACGGAGATCTTTTACAGCCTAGCTCAGGCTGCCTTTTATCTAGGAATACTTTCCGGGTCCTACGTTGTCACAAAGTTAAAGAGTTCAGCCGTGATGGACATAATCAACTTGGTACTCAAGGTTTCACTCTTTCCTCCTCTTCTCCTCCACACACCGTGGGCCCTCCTCTATTCCATGTTCGCCTTGACCTTCGCCGATGCTAATCTCGAGATAATGTGGTTCAGAGCACTTAGGAAGGGAGCAGGGGATGACTATTTAACAAGTATATTGGGCGTTGACGAGTTAATGACCAATGTTGCGAGGGTGGGAGTGCTGGAGACGATACCCTTCCTTCTTCCTGTAGGGCTATTTACGTTGGTTGGACTTGGTCTAGTACTCATTGGCGGGGAAGGGTTAATTCACCTGCTTCACAGAGAGATCCTCGAGATAGAAAACTGA
- a CDS encoding MBL fold metallo-hydrolase — MCSGIHAIPSGPGEFPEAVYSFVVCDKMNVMIDAGVANSVMDASFLDKLDYVVVTHLHIDHVGALSEIVQRYKSKVIVYQGYSKYLRDPTKINRDAKLVLGEVAEIYGEVAPTEANFLEVKGGEEIDLGERKMKIIYTPGHARHHISVFIDGILYSGDSAGGRYNGVPIPTTPPPLDLKSYLESLRLQMSLYPRAVGLAHGGLVSPSHLQEHLNQILSRNYKVNVDLGGIAEQILSKHLEVNYKGLEEAYSSLDSSSNP, encoded by the coding sequence ATGTGTTCTGGCATACATGCTATACCTTCAGGTCCTGGAGAGTTCCCCGAGGCCGTTTACTCCTTTGTGGTATGCGATAAGATGAACGTCATGATAGATGCGGGTGTAGCGAATTCTGTCATGGACGCTAGCTTTCTAGACAAGCTAGATTATGTTGTGGTCACTCACCTTCATATAGATCACGTGGGAGCCCTCTCAGAGATAGTCCAGAGGTATAAGTCAAAAGTCATAGTTTACCAGGGCTATTCCAAGTACCTAAGAGATCCCACGAAGATCAATAGGGATGCAAAACTCGTGTTAGGAGAGGTGGCGGAAATTTACGGGGAAGTTGCGCCAACGGAGGCTAACTTCCTTGAGGTTAAGGGAGGGGAGGAGATTGACCTTGGAGAAAGGAAAATGAAGATCATCTACACCCCGGGTCACGCAAGACATCACATATCAGTGTTCATAGACGGTATTCTCTACTCCGGGGACTCGGCTGGAGGAAGGTATAATGGAGTTCCTATTCCCACAACACCTCCGCCACTTGACCTAAAGAGCTACCTAGAAAGCCTAAGGCTCCAGATGTCTCTCTATCCTAGAGCTGTAGGACTAGCTCATGGTGGTCTAGTTTCCCCATCGCATCTTCAAGAGCACCTGAACCAGATATTAAGCAGGAACTACAAGGTTAACGTGGACCTAGGGGGGATAGCGGAGCAAATATTGAGCAAACACCTAGAGGTAAATTACAAGGGGCTGGAGGAGGCCTATAGTTCACTGGATAGCTCCTCAAACCCATGA
- a CDS encoding APC family permease yields MSGEKSQKAGDFGLESDKQLRRSLGKFELLYLSLGGIIGSGWLFGALYTAEDAGGSAILSWIIAGVLVLFVGLAYSELGSAIPKSGGIVRYPHYSHGGVAGYIITWTYFLSAASVPAIEATATVTYLSSLVPALTVNGVLTPLGILTAYLFLLFFFFLNYIGVNILGKVTHGAGWWKLLIPSITVVILLIFYFHPANFTLGGGFFPSASNVAAGSSGIYGFSAVLYAIPTTGVIFSYLGFRQAVEYGGEGRNPKKDIPFAVMGSLVIALILYTLLQVAFIGAINWNALTVTRGNTTVPVTPGNWTELGQTAISSGPFYQIFKLAAPLGLLSLIFSGWAYILLLDAVISPSGTGWIYTGTSTRTMYGFATNGYLPGIFLKVGKTRIPIYSLIAATIIAAIFMLPFPSWQSLVGFISSATVFTYIMGGIGLETLRKTAPELNRPYKLPLARVIAPIATLAAGLIVYWSGFATLFYVITGIFLGFALFFGYYAFKVMGINKAFSAIVGLVNIVVTLVLAFEFYGATSGLTAANNVAFLIYILVMAGLVAFDVGVLHAFGKGEDVKREITASYWLLAYIFVVAIISYFGGFGLNPVIPFPEDTIVAAVVTLAAHYGAVKSGFRTQAIQDILEETRETPP; encoded by the coding sequence ATGTCAGGAGAAAAGTCTCAAAAAGCAGGGGATTTTGGGTTAGAATCCGATAAGCAACTAAGAAGATCTCTAGGAAAGTTCGAGTTGCTATATCTTTCACTGGGAGGAATCATAGGATCAGGATGGTTATTCGGAGCCCTATATACCGCGGAAGATGCTGGTGGATCTGCTATATTGTCTTGGATAATCGCAGGAGTACTCGTTCTTTTCGTCGGTCTAGCTTACTCTGAATTAGGTTCTGCCATACCAAAGTCCGGCGGTATAGTGAGGTATCCGCATTATTCTCATGGAGGTGTAGCTGGATATATTATCACGTGGACCTATTTTCTTTCCGCGGCATCGGTTCCTGCCATAGAGGCCACAGCCACAGTAACCTATCTATCTAGCTTGGTTCCAGCACTTACAGTAAACGGAGTGCTAACTCCACTGGGCATACTGACAGCATATCTATTCCTTCTATTCTTCTTCTTCCTTAATTACATCGGTGTAAATATACTAGGAAAAGTTACACACGGTGCAGGTTGGTGGAAGTTACTGATTCCCTCAATAACCGTAGTAATTCTTCTTATATTTTATTTCCATCCAGCTAACTTCACTCTTGGCGGAGGATTTTTCCCTTCTGCTTCTAATGTTGCTGCTGGTTCATCAGGGATCTATGGATTTTCTGCAGTACTTTACGCAATTCCGACTACCGGTGTAATATTTTCCTACCTAGGTTTTAGACAGGCAGTAGAATATGGTGGTGAAGGTAGAAATCCAAAGAAAGATATTCCCTTTGCGGTCATGGGCTCCCTAGTAATTGCGCTTATTCTATACACACTTTTACAGGTAGCATTTATAGGAGCAATAAACTGGAACGCGCTCACTGTTACAAGGGGAAATACAACAGTACCTGTTACGCCAGGCAACTGGACAGAGTTAGGTCAAACTGCCATTTCATCGGGACCATTCTATCAGATTTTCAAACTAGCGGCTCCTCTAGGTCTATTATCATTAATTTTCAGTGGATGGGCATACATACTGCTTCTAGATGCTGTGATTTCTCCGAGCGGGACAGGGTGGATCTATACTGGTACCAGTACTAGGACAATGTATGGCTTCGCTACAAACGGCTACTTGCCTGGTATCTTTCTAAAGGTGGGTAAAACTAGGATTCCAATTTACTCTTTGATAGCCGCGACTATCATTGCCGCAATATTCATGTTACCCTTCCCATCTTGGCAATCGCTGGTTGGTTTCATAAGTTCGGCCACAGTCTTTACCTACATAATGGGAGGGATAGGGCTTGAGACTCTCAGGAAGACCGCCCCAGAACTCAATAGGCCGTACAAGTTGCCCTTAGCAAGGGTTATAGCGCCAATTGCTACACTTGCGGCGGGCCTGATAGTGTATTGGTCAGGTTTTGCCACCCTGTTCTACGTTATCACTGGGATATTCTTGGGATTTGCCTTATTTTTTGGCTACTATGCCTTCAAGGTTATGGGAATTAATAAGGCGTTTTCCGCTATCGTAGGATTGGTAAACATAGTGGTGACCCTAGTGTTAGCCTTTGAATTCTACGGTGCCACCTCCGGTCTAACTGCAGCGAACAATGTGGCGTTCTTGATCTATATCCTAGTCATGGCAGGCCTAGTAGCGTTTGATGTGGGAGTGCTTCATGCATTTGGCAAGGGTGAAGATGTGAAAAGGGAGATAACTGCTAGCTACTGGTTGCTAGCCTACATTTTCGTAGTAGCCATCATTTCATACTTTGGAGGTTTCGGACTAAATCCGGTGATTCCATTCCCCGAGGACACCATTGTGGCTGCAGTGGTTACTCTAGCAGCCCACTATGGGGCAGTGAAAAGCGGATTTAGAACTCAGGCCATACAAGATATCCTAGAGGAAACAAGGGAGACCCCACCCTAA
- the acs gene encoding acetate--CoA ligase, which produces MVEEQTLKTGSQELEEKADYNMRYYAHLMKLSKEKPAEFWGSLAQDLLDWYEPWKETMRQEDPMTRWFIGGKINASYNAVDRHLNGPRKFKAAVIWESELGERKIVTYQDMFYEVNRWANALRSLGVGKGDRVTIYMPLTPEGIAAMLASARIGAIHSVIFAGFGSQAIADRVEDAKAKVVITADAYPRRGKVVELKKTVDEALNSLGERSPVQHVLVYRRMKTDVNMKEGRDVFFDEVGKYRYVEPERMDSNDPLFILYTSGTTGKPKGIMHSTGGYLTGTAVMLLWSYGLSQENDVLFNTSDIGWIVGHSYITYSPLIMGRTVVIYESAPDYPYPDKWAEIIERYRATTFGTSATALRYFMKYGDEYVKNHDLSSIRIIVTNGEVLNYSPWKWGLEVLGGGKVFMSHQWWQTETGAPNLGYLPGIIYMPMKSGPASGFPLPGNFVEVLDENGNPSAPRVRGYLVMRPPFPPNMMMGMWNDNGERLKKTYFSKFGSLYYPGDFAMVDEDGYIWVLGRADETLKIAAHRIGAGEVESAITSHPSVAEAAVIGVPDSVKGEEVHAFVVLKQGYAPSSELAKDIQSHVRKVMGPIVSPQIHFVDKLPKTRSGKVMRRVIKAVMMGSSAGDLTTIEDEASMDEIKKAVEELKKELKTS; this is translated from the coding sequence ATGGTTGAGGAACAGACCCTGAAGACCGGGTCACAGGAACTAGAGGAGAAGGCAGACTATAACATGAGATATTACGCTCACCTCATGAAGTTGAGTAAGGAAAAACCTGCAGAGTTCTGGGGATCTCTAGCACAGGACCTGCTAGACTGGTATGAGCCTTGGAAGGAGACCATGAGACAGGAAGACCCGATGACAAGGTGGTTCATAGGAGGTAAGATAAATGCCTCGTACAACGCTGTCGACAGACACCTCAACGGCCCCAGAAAGTTCAAGGCTGCGGTCATCTGGGAAAGTGAGTTAGGGGAAAGGAAGATCGTGACGTATCAGGACATGTTCTATGAGGTTAATAGGTGGGCCAATGCGCTCAGATCCCTAGGAGTTGGTAAAGGGGATAGGGTGACCATATACATGCCCCTGACCCCAGAGGGAATAGCTGCAATGCTGGCCTCGGCCAGGATAGGTGCAATTCATAGCGTAATATTTGCCGGCTTTGGTTCGCAAGCCATAGCCGACAGGGTTGAGGACGCCAAGGCGAAGGTAGTGATCACTGCTGACGCCTATCCCAGAAGGGGAAAGGTTGTGGAGTTAAAGAAGACTGTCGACGAGGCCTTAAACTCCCTTGGAGAAAGGAGCCCAGTACAGCACGTGCTCGTGTATAGGAGGATGAAAACGGATGTAAACATGAAGGAGGGAAGAGACGTTTTCTTCGACGAGGTCGGCAAGTACAGGTACGTGGAGCCTGAAAGGATGGACTCCAATGATCCACTCTTCATTCTCTACACCTCTGGGACCACCGGTAAACCTAAGGGAATTATGCACTCTACCGGTGGTTATCTGACCGGGACAGCCGTTATGCTACTGTGGAGCTACGGCCTTAGCCAGGAGAACGACGTTCTCTTCAACACCTCAGATATTGGTTGGATAGTTGGCCACTCCTACATTACCTATTCCCCCCTTATCATGGGGAGAACGGTTGTCATTTACGAGAGCGCCCCAGACTATCCCTACCCAGACAAGTGGGCTGAGATTATTGAGAGATACAGGGCAACCACTTTCGGCACCTCAGCTACAGCCTTGCGTTACTTCATGAAGTATGGGGACGAATACGTGAAGAACCACGATCTCTCGTCCATCAGGATAATTGTGACGAACGGGGAAGTGCTTAACTACTCTCCGTGGAAGTGGGGGCTAGAAGTGTTAGGTGGAGGAAAGGTATTCATGTCCCATCAGTGGTGGCAAACTGAGACAGGCGCACCGAACCTGGGCTACCTTCCGGGTATAATTTACATGCCAATGAAGTCGGGTCCAGCCTCAGGCTTCCCTCTACCCGGTAACTTCGTGGAGGTTCTGGACGAGAACGGAAATCCCTCTGCCCCTAGAGTGAGAGGATACCTTGTAATGAGGCCACCCTTCCCGCCTAACATGATGATGGGGATGTGGAACGATAATGGGGAGAGGTTGAAGAAGACGTACTTTAGCAAGTTCGGTTCCCTGTATTATCCAGGAGACTTCGCCATGGTGGATGAGGATGGATACATCTGGGTGTTGGGTAGGGCAGACGAGACTCTAAAAATTGCAGCCCACAGAATTGGAGCTGGGGAAGTGGAATCAGCAATCACTTCTCACCCATCGGTTGCCGAGGCAGCAGTCATAGGCGTGCCAGACTCAGTGAAAGGAGAAGAGGTTCACGCGTTCGTTGTGCTAAAGCAAGGTTACGCTCCTTCCTCTGAACTGGCTAAGGACATACAGTCACACGTTAGGAAGGTCATGGGGCCCATTGTTAGTCCGCAGATTCATTTCGTGGATAAGTTGCCTAAGACAAGGTCTGGGAAGGTCATGAGAAGGGTGATAAAGGCAGTGATGATGGGTTCGAGTGCTGGCGACTTAACCACCATAGAGGACGAAGCATCAATGGACGAAATAAAGAAGGCTGTCGAGGAACTAAAGAAGGAGTTAAAGACCTCCTAG
- the fdhF gene encoding formate dehydrogenase subunit alpha, translating to MLETKSICPYCGVGCGLILEGENNVVARVYPDRDHVVSKGHICGKGSTAHEPGNSWDRLLYPLKREKDILVRISWDEAIREIASKLSEIRSKYGPSAIGFYGGCQNTLEEGYTMMKLARALGTNNVDSCARVCHDPSATALKEMVGLGATSTSVTEIPKSKVLVIVGESLTESHPVLVQYLSMLKKNNGKVVVIDPRVTGTARLADLHLRVRPGTDIYLFNAVANYLISNNIYDKKFVEERVEGFVEFSRLVKSYTIQGAEEITGIDQSAILEFAKLISQKPVIFSWGLGLTQTGGPKAVRSLINLALLTGNVGFEGAGLLVYRGQTNVQGSGDMIKPNVFPNGPMTLETARELEKLWGFLPPTWEGKTVTEALLESDMKAVVLMNFNPAVSFPNRQKVENFLKSLELLVVMDPFMTETARFAHYVLPSAMWTEKEGSVTSLDRVVKWRFRAVSPPGEAKEELEILSLLADRLGFKGFSRDPKEVFKELRSVVKIYSNLTLDQVMDYSSPSRYPENDPVLYRTRFYTASGKAKLKFEEQPEPKKGLILITGRAVTRYNTDEMISRTPGFGQLTPVIYLNPRDAQNLGIKDNDLVKVSSRCGMAILSAKISPDVLEGTTFAYMHVHSINNVVCDELDPETKTPRYKYTEITITKIEWV from the coding sequence ATGCTTGAAACGAAAAGTATCTGCCCATACTGTGGAGTAGGGTGCGGTCTTATACTTGAGGGTGAGAATAACGTAGTTGCGAGAGTGTATCCAGACCGCGATCACGTGGTTAGCAAGGGTCACATATGCGGTAAAGGGAGTACAGCCCACGAACCTGGAAATAGTTGGGACAGGCTTCTGTATCCCCTGAAAAGAGAAAAGGACATCCTAGTCAGGATTTCGTGGGACGAAGCTATCCGAGAGATCGCGTCAAAACTCTCGGAGATAAGGAGCAAGTACGGTCCTAGTGCCATAGGATTCTACGGAGGTTGCCAGAACACCCTTGAGGAGGGATATACCATGATGAAGCTAGCAAGGGCCTTAGGAACCAATAATGTGGATTCATGTGCGAGAGTTTGTCACGATCCCTCAGCTACAGCCCTAAAGGAGATGGTAGGCCTCGGTGCAACCTCAACCTCAGTTACGGAGATACCCAAAAGCAAGGTCTTGGTTATAGTTGGAGAATCACTAACCGAGAGCCATCCCGTCCTAGTTCAGTATCTCTCGATGTTGAAGAAAAATAACGGCAAGGTAGTAGTGATAGACCCTAGGGTAACAGGAACTGCGAGGTTGGCTGACCTTCACCTCAGGGTTAGACCTGGTACAGACATTTACCTGTTTAATGCCGTTGCCAACTACTTGATCTCCAACAACATCTACGACAAGAAGTTCGTTGAGGAAAGGGTGGAAGGATTCGTTGAGTTCTCTAGGCTTGTTAAGTCCTACACAATCCAAGGAGCAGAGGAAATAACGGGGATAGATCAGTCCGCTATCCTCGAGTTTGCCAAACTAATATCGCAGAAACCTGTCATCTTCTCCTGGGGTCTGGGGCTTACCCAGACTGGAGGGCCTAAGGCAGTCCGTAGCCTAATTAACCTCGCCCTGCTTACAGGCAATGTGGGTTTCGAGGGAGCGGGCCTCCTAGTATACAGGGGACAGACCAATGTACAAGGATCAGGAGATATGATTAAGCCCAACGTGTTTCCCAATGGTCCCATGACGCTGGAAACGGCGAGGGAGCTGGAGAAGCTATGGGGTTTCTTGCCTCCCACATGGGAAGGTAAAACTGTAACTGAAGCCCTCCTTGAGTCGGACATGAAGGCCGTGGTACTCATGAACTTCAACCCTGCAGTGAGTTTCCCAAACAGACAGAAGGTTGAGAATTTCTTGAAGTCCCTAGAGCTTCTGGTAGTTATGGATCCCTTCATGACAGAGACCGCAAGGTTTGCACACTACGTCCTGCCGTCGGCTATGTGGACCGAGAAGGAGGGTTCCGTCACCAGCCTTGATAGAGTTGTGAAATGGAGGTTTAGGGCAGTATCTCCTCCAGGAGAGGCGAAGGAAGAGCTCGAGATCCTGTCCCTCCTCGCAGATAGACTGGGATTCAAGGGATTTTCCAGGGATCCAAAGGAGGTATTCAAGGAATTGAGGAGCGTGGTCAAGATCTACTCTAACTTAACTTTGGATCAGGTCATGGACTACTCATCCCCCTCAAGATACCCAGAGAACGACCCAGTTCTCTACAGAACAAGGTTCTATACTGCAAGTGGGAAGGCTAAGTTGAAGTTTGAGGAACAACCAGAACCCAAGAAAGGTCTCATCTTGATAACGGGCAGAGCGGTAACTAGGTACAACACAGACGAGATGATAAGCAGAACACCTGGATTCGGCCAACTTACACCCGTGATTTACCTTAATCCAAGGGACGCACAAAACCTGGGTATCAAGGATAATGACCTGGTAAAGGTATCCTCAAGATGTGGTATGGCAATCCTAAGCGCCAAAATCTCCCCCGACGTGTTAGAGGGAACAACTTTCGCGTATATGCACGTCCACAGTATCAATAATGTAGTCTGTGATGAGCTGGATCCAGAAACTAAAACTCCGAGATATAAGTACACTGAGATAACTATAACAAAAATTGAATGGGTCTAG
- a CDS encoding aldose 1-epimerase, protein MQVRISSGELEAIIDQRGAYLTSFKMKGKNVITEGQERQTRGGMAILLPFANRVKGGRYEWKGRVYNLPLNREGNAIHGLVMDKTFQILFRDDREVRLGTELRDQGYPSRLNVEVNYSLRSELRCTISVKNEGDEAPLVVGTHPYFIVKGDWRISPSKGKRCVMREKIPTGEMIDFNITQGDYDDCFYLPGDVILSSNYSRVKISKPGMDFVQLYTGIPGAVAVEPMSGAPNAFNNGIGLITLASGERREFEIEIQVSLVEEG, encoded by the coding sequence ATGCAGGTAAGGATATCTTCGGGAGAGTTGGAGGCAATAATTGACCAGAGGGGGGCATACCTTACATCCTTCAAGATGAAGGGAAAGAACGTGATCACTGAGGGCCAGGAAAGACAAACTAGGGGAGGAATGGCGATACTTCTTCCGTTTGCCAACAGAGTTAAGGGGGGCAGATATGAGTGGAAGGGAAGAGTTTACAACCTTCCGCTGAACAGGGAGGGAAATGCCATTCACGGTTTAGTAATGGACAAGACGTTTCAGATCCTCTTCAGGGATGACAGGGAAGTGAGACTGGGCACGGAACTCCGGGATCAGGGCTATCCCTCCAGGTTAAACGTGGAGGTGAACTATTCTCTGAGGAGCGAGTTAAGGTGTACAATCTCAGTGAAAAATGAGGGAGATGAGGCTCCCCTAGTCGTGGGGACACATCCATACTTCATCGTGAAGGGGGACTGGAGGATCTCACCTAGTAAAGGCAAGAGATGCGTCATGAGGGAGAAGATACCTACGGGAGAGATGATAGATTTCAACATCACGCAAGGAGATTACGACGACTGCTTCTATTTACCGGGAGATGTGATCCTTTCGTCCAATTACTCGAGGGTGAAGATCTCCAAGCCTGGAATGGATTTCGTTCAACTATACACTGGAATTCCTGGTGCAGTCGCCGTTGAACCCATGAGTGGAGCCCCCAACGCCTTCAATAACGGGATAGGCCTAATTACCCTGGCCAGTGGAGAGAGAAGGGAGTTTGAGATTGAAATACAGGTCTCCCTCGTGGAGGAAGGCTAA
- a CDS encoding helix-turn-helix domain-containing protein: MNIRQLRILTLLLEGELSTSEIEEYTGISGPRLKRELDALMRRDLIEQKAIIGGELILSITQSGIEELMREYPVLKDLLEEIEQVLCLRFGC; encoded by the coding sequence ATGAACATAAGGCAACTGAGGATATTGACCCTTTTACTTGAGGGGGAACTAAGTACATCAGAGATCGAGGAATATACGGGAATAAGCGGACCACGTTTGAAGAGAGAGTTGGATGCACTCATGAGGCGGGATCTAATTGAGCAGAAGGCCATAATAGGCGGAGAACTCATCCTCAGTATAACACAAAGCGGAATAGAGGAGTTAATGAGGGAATATCCAGTACTCAAGGATCTACTAGAGGAAATAGAGCAGGTCCTTTGCCTGAGATTTGGTTGTTGA
- a CDS encoding thermopsin yields MKWLLFTILLAISLFPMNLYESNTSTTLSAGQYEYFPLNVNTTEILSYSWNSTGSVAVMVMNQTQLQEFLNGTGSPYKGLVILNSSFSNQVLLTPGKYYFVLYAYLQQVTLQYSLKLVPAQVSYTLPVGYQENYQLNLSYPFHLYLYLVSNNSFSVRVTSGNVTYFSAAPSRDTPLTFVNHTLTLSPGNYSITVVNPGSSTIAVYSSVLYASTYPDPLSLNRTDYPMGVASYGLFNRSGVPVPYVVKASSVVGFANISSIFAYNQTAEKLNVSPYSASLQLNVPLVVINGKQNQTYWVQNVIVFMTNESTLCYESSVLNVTNANATLTNISIQGRGGVYPPFNNGIYYTYKTKGVQYKTPLSLLISINVSVIKKLGVRIGFDYKVLENGSVVNGSWNQFDSPLILDSGVSQAYLYVDGYNSPSTLNFYDAELVFGGGGNGEVAYFQNLSATLAIFYYNGSLHPFPSVYSFGADTAEGTSDLHVSLMNGLVSVSKGQDNPVFLTNQFNASIPVLRVVVNHVQNKSSVSNVTTTTTHTNTSTSTSSNVTKNTVPPPSNTSQTSSAPTKKGGLPPYLLPGLVIAVIVVIVIWVLINRFRKPDLNI; encoded by the coding sequence GTGAAATGGCTATTATTTACAATACTGCTAGCAATATCACTTTTTCCCATGAACTTGTATGAGTCTAACACCTCTACCACCCTTAGCGCAGGTCAATACGAGTATTTCCCGCTCAACGTTAACACAACAGAGATACTTTCCTACTCCTGGAATTCAACAGGTAGTGTTGCAGTGATGGTAATGAACCAGACCCAACTTCAAGAATTTCTCAATGGTACAGGAAGCCCCTACAAGGGGTTGGTTATCCTGAATTCATCGTTCAGCAATCAAGTTCTGCTAACTCCCGGTAAGTATTACTTTGTGCTCTACGCCTACCTACAACAGGTAACCCTGCAGTACAGCCTGAAACTGGTTCCAGCTCAGGTGTCCTATACCCTTCCGGTGGGGTATCAGGAAAATTATCAGTTGAACCTAAGCTATCCCTTTCATCTTTACCTCTATCTAGTTTCCAATAACTCGTTCTCTGTGAGGGTCACTTCAGGCAACGTTACTTACTTCAGTGCAGCTCCCTCCAGGGATACTCCTCTTACTTTCGTCAATCACACGTTAACCCTCAGCCCAGGCAACTATTCCATTACTGTGGTTAATCCTGGATCCTCAACGATAGCCGTTTATTCCTCAGTGCTGTACGCCTCCACTTATCCAGATCCCTTATCCTTGAATAGGACAGATTACCCTATGGGAGTGGCAAGTTATGGCCTATTTAACAGGTCAGGGGTACCAGTCCCGTACGTGGTCAAGGCATCCTCCGTAGTGGGGTTTGCAAATATTTCCTCTATCTTTGCTTATAATCAGACTGCTGAGAAACTGAATGTCTCCCCCTATTCGGCGAGTTTACAGTTAAATGTCCCACTGGTCGTGATAAACGGAAAGCAGAACCAGACTTACTGGGTACAGAACGTGATAGTTTTCATGACTAATGAGTCGACCCTATGCTACGAGTCCTCCGTCTTAAACGTGACTAACGCGAATGCCACCTTAACAAACATCTCTATACAAGGGAGAGGCGGAGTGTATCCGCCCTTCAATAATGGAATATACTATACCTACAAGACTAAGGGAGTGCAGTACAAGACGCCCCTATCTCTCTTGATCTCCATAAATGTATCAGTGATAAAGAAACTTGGAGTGAGAATAGGCTTCGATTATAAGGTGCTTGAGAACGGTTCGGTAGTTAACGGTAGCTGGAACCAGTTTGATTCTCCTCTCATTCTAGACTCGGGAGTGTCACAGGCCTATCTTTACGTGGATGGATATAACTCCCCATCTACCCTGAATTTCTATGATGCTGAACTAGTTTTTGGAGGCGGAGGAAACGGAGAGGTGGCATATTTCCAGAACCTTTCGGCTACCCTTGCCATCTTCTACTATAACGGATCTCTTCATCCCTTCCCAAGTGTGTATAGCTTCGGCGCAGATACTGCCGAGGGCACGAGCGACTTACACGTGTCATTAATGAATGGTCTGGTTTCCGTTTCTAAGGGTCAGGACAACCCAGTCTTTCTCACGAACCAGTTTAATGCGTCCATACCGGTATTGCGAGTTGTCGTTAATCATGTTCAAAACAAGAGCTCTGTGTCTAACGTTACCACTACTACAACTCATACGAACACATCAACTTCCACCAGTTCCAATGTTACCAAGAATACTGTACCTCCACCAAGTAACACTAGCCAGACTTCTAGCGCCCCTACGAAGAAGGGTGGGCTTCCCCCTTACCTTCTACCTGGGCTAGTGATTGCCGTAATCGTCGTGATAGTAATATGGGTGCTCATTAACAGGTTCAGAAAGCCCGACCTGAATATATGA